One genomic window of Onychomys torridus chromosome 19, mOncTor1.1, whole genome shotgun sequence includes the following:
- the Marcks gene encoding myristoylated alanine-rich C-kinase substrate: MGAQFSKTAAKGEAAAERPGEAAVASSPSKANGQENGHVKVNGDASPAAAEPGAKEELQANGSAPAAEKEEPAAGGAASPSAADKDEAAAAPEPGAGAAAEKEAAEAEPAEPGSPAAEAEAASASSTSSPKAEDGAAPSPSSETPKKKKKRFSFKKSFKLSGFSFKKNKKEAGEGAEAEGATADGAKDEAAAAASEASAAPGEQAGGAGAEGAAGGEAREAEAAEGEQQQPEQQQPEQPATQETPAEEPSEAAGEKASEEPAPSASAAAATAGDAPSAAGPEQEGPAEEAAAASAVPTASPEPQPECSPEAPPAPAAE; the protein is encoded by the exons ATGGGTGCCCAGTTCTCCAAGACCGCAGCGAAGGGAGAAGCCGCCGCGGAGAGGCCCGGGGAGGCGGCTGTGGCCTCGTCGCCTTCCAAAGCCAATGGGCAG GAGAATGGCCACGTCAAAGTGAACGGGGACGCATCGCCCGCGGCCGCCGAGCCAGGGGCCAAGGAGGAACTGCAGGCCAACGGCAGCGCCCCGGCCGCCGAGAAGGAGGAGCCCGCGGCCGGTGGCGCCGCGTCCCCCTCCGCGGCCGACAAAGACGAGGCGGCCGCGGCCCCCGAGCCGGGTGCAGGCGCCGCCGCCGAGAAGGAAGCCGCCGAGGCCGAGCCCGCCGAGCCCGGGTCCCCCGCCGCCGAGGCCGAGGCCGCGTCCGCCTCCTCCACGTCGTCGCCCAAGGCGGAGGACGGGGCCGCGCCTTCGCCCAGCAGCGAGAccccgaaaaaaaaaaagaagcgcTTCTCCTTCAAGAAATCCTTCAAGCTGAGCGGCTTCTCCttcaagaagaacaagaaggaggCGGGCGAGGGCGCTGAGGCCGAGGGCGCCACCGCCGACGGCGCCAAGGACGAGGCGGCTGCAGCGGCCAGCGAGGCGAGCGCCGCCCCGGGAGAGCAGGCGGGCGGGGCGGGCGCCGAGGGCGCGGCGGGCGGAGAGGCGCGGGAGGCCGAGGCGGCGGAGGGCGAGCAGCAGCAGCCCGAACAGCAGCAGCCCGAGCAGCCGGCGACCCAGGAGACCCCGGCCGAGGAGCCGTCGGAGGCCGCGGGGGAGAAGGCCAGCGAGGAGCCCGCTCCCAGCGccagcgccgccgccgccaccgcggGCGACGCGCCCTCCGCCGCGGGGCCGGAGCAGGAGGGGCCGGCCGAGGAAGCCGCCGCGGCGTCCGCCGTCCCCACCGCGTCGCCGGAGCCGCAGCCCGAGTGCAGTCCGGAGGCGCCCCCCGCGCCCGCCGCCGAGTAA